In a single window of the Lebetimonas sp. JH292 genome:
- a CDS encoding sensor domain-containing diguanylate cyclase: MKSLKKEIFKRTIILILLMISIFGILTSLFFYQYRIKNIYNLLKTKNSDVSNFIRAYFKKFYIEVEYLSRLREVRLAPFLNEKERKRALYAFKLFQEIDKDINYVYSGYKNKMLLINNYTPPPGFDPTIRPWYRAAIKSFPNISQGIPYREIKTKEWLVSISKALVDDRGKITGVISIDTSINKIIKKLNEKSFLNLSNFIIRDDGLIIVCHNKLNLNKNFIDEYNVERKIFNKSNGFFEYYKNHVKILAYFTKLKNLGWIVITVIDKNTVLLPIIKKIIFIFLIVSIISVILGIFYTRIIYKEILSSLDILHSNVREIVNGNVENIKKAEYPFKEFAEIKENIENLTKNALYKKNKELQELNALLKKMALTDKLTGLYNRYKFNEELKKEMERFKRYNNPFCLIMFDIDNFKQVNDTYGHDMGDKVLKEIAKITTQTIRKTDIASRWGGEEFMIICPSTFLKEGIQTAQRLRKKIESHNFGIDRKVTVSVGISEYNDENIRLYEFLKDVDDKLYQAKKMGKNTVVYQINLIAKYL, encoded by the coding sequence ATGAAAAGTTTAAAAAAAGAAATCTTTAAAAGAACGATTATTTTAATATTGTTAATGATATCAATTTTTGGAATATTGACATCACTGTTTTTTTATCAATACAGAATAAAAAATATATATAATTTACTAAAAACAAAAAATAGTGATGTAAGTAATTTTATAAGGGCGTATTTTAAAAAATTTTATATTGAAGTTGAATATCTTAGCAGATTAAGAGAAGTTAGACTTGCGCCTTTTTTAAATGAAAAAGAGCGTAAAAGGGCATTGTATGCGTTTAAATTGTTTCAGGAAATTGATAAAGATATAAATTACGTATATTCCGGGTATAAAAATAAAATGCTGCTTATAAACAACTACACACCTCCTCCCGGTTTTGACCCGACAATTAGACCCTGGTATCGTGCGGCAATTAAATCTTTTCCCAATATTTCTCAGGGAATTCCTTACAGGGAAATTAAAACAAAAGAGTGGCTGGTGTCTATTTCCAAAGCTTTGGTTGATGACAGGGGGAAAATAACCGGGGTGATTTCTATAGATACTTCAATAAATAAGATTATTAAAAAATTAAATGAAAAAAGTTTTTTGAATTTATCAAATTTTATTATAAGAGACGACGGATTAATCATTGTCTGTCATAATAAATTAAATTTAAACAAAAATTTTATTGATGAATATAATGTTGAGAGAAAAATTTTTAATAAATCAAACGGTTTTTTTGAATATTATAAAAATCACGTAAAAATTCTGGCTTATTTCACCAAATTGAAAAATTTAGGATGGATAGTTATTACTGTAATTGATAAAAATACAGTTTTATTGCCGATTATAAAAAAAATTATTTTTATATTTTTAATAGTGTCAATTATTTCTGTAATATTGGGTATATTTTACACCCGTATCATTTATAAAGAAATATTAAGTTCACTTGACATATTACACTCCAATGTCAGAGAAATTGTAAACGGAAACGTTGAGAATATCAAAAAAGCGGAATATCCATTCAAAGAATTTGCCGAAATTAAAGAAAATATAGAAAATTTAACAAAAAACGCACTTTATAAAAAAAATAAAGAATTGCAGGAATTAAACGCATTGTTAAAAAAAATGGCATTAACGGATAAATTAACAGGGCTTTACAACAGATATAAATTTAATGAAGAGCTTAAAAAAGAAATGGAAAGATTTAAAAGATATAATAATCCTTTTTGTTTGATAATGTTCGATATTGATAATTTTAAACAGGTTAATGATACATACGGGCATGATATGGGAGATAAAGTCTTAAAAGAGATTGCAAAAATTACTACACAAACAATACGTAAAACAGATATCGCATCCAGGTGGGGAGGAGAGGAATTTATGATAATATGTCCTAGCACATTTTTGAAAGAAGGTATACAAACAGCGCAGAGGCTAAGAAAGAAAATAGAAAGTCATAATTTCGGAATTGACAGAAAAGTTACAGTAAGTGTCGGAATATCAGAGTATAATGATGAAAATATAAGACTTTATGAATTTTTAAAAGATGTTGACGATAAATTATATCAGGCTAAAAAAATGGGTAAAAACACGGTTGTTTATCAGATTAATTTAATAGCCAAGTATTTATAA
- a CDS encoding prepilin-type N-terminal cleavage/methylation domain-containing protein has protein sequence MKKNLKAFTLIELLIVIIIIGIIISSVSFNLKPNTLALEKDRIKQYFMYTNNIGLKWDGYDPSKPEVAAVCFEVNSSNNSVSAYIQKWDNSKEFLKDPTNQNKEINNTKFQSNISATFTKICFSPNGDLFENNLSMQNLIKTPQKITLSDSKGEENLSIEPSGAIY, from the coding sequence ATGAAAAAAAATTTAAAAGCATTTACTTTAATAGAATTATTAATTGTGATTATTATTATCGGAATTATAATATCTTCTGTAAGCTTTAATTTAAAACCGAACACCCTTGCACTTGAAAAAGACAGAATAAAACAATATTTTATGTATACAAATAATATTGGTCTAAAGTGGGATGGATATGACCCTTCAAAACCTGAAGTGGCTGCGGTATGTTTTGAAGTAAACAGTTCTAATAATTCTGTATCAGCCTATATTCAGAAATGGGATAATTCAAAGGAATTTTTAAAAGACCCGACCAATCAGAATAAAGAAATCAATAATACAAAATTTCAATCCAACATTTCCGCAACATTTACAAAAATATGTTTTTCCCCAAACGGAGATTTGTTTGAAAATAATTTATCAATGCAAAATTTAATTAAAACACCTCAAAAAATTACGTTAAGCGACTCTAAGGGAGAAGAAAATTTGAGTATCGAACCTTCGGGAGCTATATATTGA
- a CDS encoding Fic family protein: MSKYTFKISDIYYSNTSIPKNKLDIKDENELIKIEHLLLLESYEKFAKKLDVELDEYFFKNLHKKTFQDLYEWAGVYRDVDIAKGDTLFCRGIYVTQEMKKIFAKLKKDKYLKNLDKETFAHKLAYYKCELIAIHPFLELNGRIIRFFIDILSINAGYDVIDYANITEEEYIKCAIECVQNANYDCFEEIIKSSINKF; this comes from the coding sequence ATGTCAAAGTACACGTTTAAAATTAGTGATATTTATTATTCTAACACTTCTATTCCTAAAAATAAACTTGACATTAAAGATGAAAATGAATTAATAAAAATAGAGCATCTTCTTTTGTTAGAATCTTACGAAAAGTTTGCAAAAAAACTTGATGTTGAATTAGATGAATACTTTTTTAAAAATCTTCATAAAAAAACTTTTCAAGATTTATATGAATGGGCAGGTGTTTATAGAGATGTTGATATAGCAAAAGGTGATACTCTTTTTTGTAGAGGAATCTATGTAACTCAAGAAATGAAAAAAATTTTTGCTAAGTTGAAAAAAGATAAATATTTAAAAAATTTAGACAAAGAAACTTTTGCTCATAAATTAGCCTATTATAAATGTGAGTTAATAGCTATTCATCCTTTTTTAGAATTAAACGGAAGAATTATTAGATTTTTTATTGATATTTTATCTATAAATGCTGGATATGATGTAATTGATTATGCTAATATAACTGAAGAAGAGTATATAAAATGTGCAATAGAGTGTGTTCAAAATGCTAATTATGATTGTTTTGAAGAAATAATAAAAAGTAGTATAAATAAATTTTAG
- a CDS encoding transposase: MNSTFEPKIVKKRQRLLDGTEDLILSLYAKGMSVKDIQHHLDDLYGYELSTETILNITEKILEKAIEWQNRPLESIYPIIFMDATVLKIKVERNIKNTACYIMLGITIEGKKDILGIWISEENETSKYWLSILNEIKNRGVEMF; this comes from the coding sequence ATAAATTCAACATTTGAGCCTAAAATTGTAAAAAAAAGACAAAGACTTTTAGATGGGACGGAAGATTTAATTTTATCTTTATATGCAAAAGGAATGAGTGTAAAAGATATTCAGCACCATCTTGATGATTTATACGGATATGAGCTTTCAACTGAAACCATATTAAATATTACTGAAAAAATCTTAGAAAAAGCTATTGAATGGCAGAATAGACCTTTGGAAAGTATTTATCCTATAATTTTTATGGATGCAACCGTATTAAAAATAAAGGTTGAGAGAAATATAAAAAATACAGCCTGTTATATAATGCTGGGAATCACTATAGAAGGTAAAAAAGATATTTTAGGTATATGGATAAGTGAAGAGAATGAAACTTCTAAATATTGGCTCTCAATACTTAATGAAATAAAAAACAGAGGTGTAGAAATGTTTTAA
- a CDS encoding YeiH family protein — MHFQALQLSLDFLILIFFYILQCLKYFYANTLRMHLPEEWNPGINFSTKTLLRAAIIFYGFRITFQNIAAVGIPGIFASTMIVTFTFIIGYIVGTKILKLDRDTTILTSAGSSICGAAAVLATEPVVKAEPYKSAIAVATVVIFGTTAMFLYPIAYKSGILHLLPNEMGIYIGSTIHEVAHVVGAGSAISPEVAKEAVIVKMIRVMLISPFLIILGIFLAKTAKNKIKNEKTKIAIPWFAVWFIIVAGFNSLNLLPLKIVDTVNTLDTFALTMAMTALGMETNINKFKGVGLKPIYLAGILFIWLIVGGYFITKISINL, encoded by the coding sequence ATTCATTTTCAAGCTCTTCAATTGTCACTGGATTTCCTGATTTTAATCTTCTTTTATATTCTTCAATGTTTAAAATACTTTTATGCAAATACATTAAGAATGCATTTGCCTGAGGAATGGAATCCTGGAATTAATTTTTCCACTAAAACACTTTTAAGAGCTGCAATTATATTTTACGGTTTTAGAATAACATTTCAAAACATAGCGGCTGTAGGAATTCCTGGAATTTTCGCATCTACTATGATTGTAACTTTTACATTTATTATCGGTTATATTGTAGGGACTAAAATCTTAAAACTTGACAGAGACACTACCATACTGACAAGTGCCGGAAGTTCAATCTGCGGGGCCGCCGCAGTTTTGGCTACCGAACCGGTTGTAAAGGCGGAACCTTACAAAAGTGCTATTGCTGTTGCAACTGTTGTAATTTTTGGAACAACTGCAATGTTTTTATATCCTATTGCTTATAAAAGCGGAATTTTACATCTGTTACCAAATGAGATGGGAATATATATCGGCTCAACCATTCATGAGGTAGCACATGTGGTAGGTGCAGGAAGCGCCATTTCACCAGAAGTGGCAAAAGAAGCCGTAATTGTAAAAATGATTAGGGTAATGCTGATTTCCCCATTTTTAATAATTTTAGGAATTTTTCTTGCAAAAACGGCAAAAAATAAAATTAAAAATGAAAAAACAAAAATAGCAATTCCATGGTTTGCAGTATGGTTTATTATAGTAGCCGGATTTAATTCATTAAATTTACTGCCTTTAAAAATAGTAGATACTGTCAATACGCTTGATACATTTGCTTTGACTATGGCCATGACAGCTTTAGGAATGGAAACAAATATAAACAAATTTAAAGGCGTGGGACTTAAACCTATTTATTTAGCTGGAATTTTATTTATCTGGCTGATTGTTGGAGGATATTTTATAACAAAAATCAGTATAAATCTTTAA
- the purH gene encoding bifunctional phosphoribosylaminoimidazolecarboxamide formyltransferase/IMP cyclohydrolase, with product MRALLSVSDKTGIVEFAKNLENLGFEIISTGGTRKVLEENGIKVIDISEITKFPECFGGRVKTLNPYVHGGILYRSGIDDEEAKKLGIERIDLVCVNLYPFKETTQRTDDFDEIIENIDIGGPTMVRSAAKNFKDVIIVTDPNDYERVIEALKNNQNTLEFRKDLMIKAFEHTAAYDSMIANYMNERFNSGFGEKRFIVGNKVFNTRYGENPHQRGALYEFEDFYKNLNILKGEISFNNLTDINGAVKIAVSLGEGAISIIKHANPCGAARKEDLITTWQKALECDPISAYGGVVAVNGVVDKDLAEEINKIFVEVLIAGKITDEAVKVFEKKKRIKLFDLGQPHLEIAGDKWDFKHIEGGFVFQDADRVSDDEVANAECVTEKYTDDKRDLEITWKIAALTKSNCVVFVKNSQMVAIGMGMTSRVDATRCAVEKAKQLGLDIKGASLASEAFFPFRDSVDYAASVGVKAIIQPGGSIRDNEVIEAANEHGIAMYFTGKRHFLH from the coding sequence ATGAGAGCATTGCTAAGCGTATCTGATAAAACTGGAATTGTAGAATTTGCCAAAAATTTAGAAAATCTTGGATTTGAAATTATTTCAACTGGCGGGACTAGAAAAGTTTTGGAAGAAAACGGAATTAAAGTTATTGATATTAGTGAAATTACAAAGTTTCCCGAATGTTTTGGAGGAAGGGTAAAAACACTTAATCCTTATGTTCACGGAGGAATACTTTATAGAAGCGGAATAGATGATGAAGAAGCCAAAAAACTTGGAATTGAGAGAATTGATTTAGTTTGTGTAAATTTATATCCTTTTAAAGAGACAACTCAAAGGACTGACGATTTTGATGAAATTATTGAAAATATCGATATTGGCGGTCCTACAATGGTTAGAAGCGCGGCTAAAAACTTTAAAGATGTAATTATTGTAACTGACCCAAATGATTATGAAAGAGTAATTGAAGCTCTTAAAAATAATCAAAACACGCTTGAATTTAGAAAAGATTTAATGATAAAAGCATTTGAACATACTGCGGCGTATGATTCAATGATAGCAAATTATATGAATGAAAGATTTAACAGCGGGTTTGGTGAAAAAAGATTTATTGTAGGAAATAAAGTATTTAATACAAGATACGGTGAAAATCCTCATCAAAGAGGGGCTTTGTATGAATTTGAAGATTTTTATAAAAATTTAAATATTTTAAAAGGTGAAATAAGCTTTAATAATCTAACTGACATAAACGGGGCGGTTAAAATTGCAGTCAGTTTAGGCGAGGGTGCAATAAGTATTATTAAACATGCAAATCCATGCGGGGCTGCAAGGAAAGAAGATTTAATAACAACCTGGCAAAAAGCATTAGAGTGCGACCCAATCAGTGCGTACGGAGGAGTTGTTGCCGTTAACGGGGTTGTTGATAAGGATTTGGCAGAAGAGATTAACAAAATTTTTGTTGAGGTGTTAATTGCCGGAAAAATTACAGACGAAGCGGTAAAAGTGTTTGAAAAGAAAAAAAGAATAAAACTGTTTGATTTAGGTCAGCCTCATTTGGAAATTGCCGGTGACAAATGGGATTTTAAACATATTGAAGGTGGATTTGTATTCCAGGATGCAGACAGGGTTAGTGATGATGAAGTGGCAAATGCCGAGTGTGTAACCGAAAAATATACAGATGATAAAAGAGATTTAGAAATAACCTGGAAAATTGCAGCTCTTACAAAATCAAACTGTGTTGTGTTTGTAAAAAATTCTCAAATGGTGGCAATTGGTATGGGAATGACAAGCAGGGTTGATGCTACAAGATGTGCGGTAGAAAAAGCTAAACAATTAGGACTTGATATAAAAGGCGCTTCTCTTGCAAGCGAAGCATTTTTTCCATTTAGAGACAGTGTGGATTATGCCGCAAGTGTCGGTGTAAAAGCCATAATTCAGCCGGGAGGTAGTATAAGGGACAATGAAGTAATTGAAGCTGCTAATGAACATGGAATAGCCATGTATTTTACAGGAAAAAGACACTTTTTACATTAA
- a CDS encoding phosphomannomutase/phosphoglucomutase — MKYIFREYDIRGIFEKDLNEKVVKLIGFYLAKRIEGEYVLVSYDARTHSPTLKNWLVSGLNKAGKKVINAGMLPTGVNYFGNFVPLCLNGVGKINIGGSIQITGSHNPPEYNGFKITIDKKPFFGKDIYELGDEIIKNFDLDIEDNFEAIEYDLKSDYINYIANQFSHLKDLGLNAVFDCGNGVAGVVLRDILEKLNIKNYEILFEEPDGTFPNHHPDPTIEENLKWVKDEIKNGKDYAFAYDGDADRIAFLDKKYNYKGDILLYFFAKNMKNPCVISEVKASQIVYDEIDKFGKTIMYKTGHSNLKTLLYEKNCDMAAEVSGHIFFNDRYFGVDDAIYVTFRIMELIDKGFDFISEYEKLPHVYNTDEIKIKTTEDKKFEIIEKIKKYLNENKEKLKIKKIIDIDGVRVVFDDGWGLVRASNTTPVLVTRFEASSPDVLERIEKTMKEIINKFL, encoded by the coding sequence ATGAAATATATTTTTAGAGAATATGACATAAGAGGAATTTTTGAAAAAGATTTAAATGAAAAGGTTGTAAAGTTAATTGGATTTTATTTAGCAAAAAGAATTGAAGGTGAATATGTCTTAGTAAGTTATGATGCAAGGACACATTCTCCTACACTTAAAAATTGGTTAGTAAGTGGATTAAATAAAGCTGGTAAAAAGGTAATAAATGCAGGAATGCTTCCAACGGGAGTTAATTATTTTGGAAATTTTGTGCCTTTATGTTTAAATGGGGTTGGAAAAATTAATATAGGAGGAAGCATACAAATTACTGGCTCACATAATCCGCCTGAATATAACGGATTTAAAATAACAATTGATAAAAAACCTTTTTTTGGAAAAGATATTTATGAATTAGGTGATGAAATTATTAAAAATTTTGATTTAGATATAGAAGATAATTTTGAGGCAATTGAGTATGATTTAAAAAGTGATTATATAAATTATATTGCAAATCAATTTTCCCATTTAAAAGATTTAGGGTTAAATGCAGTGTTTGATTGTGGGAACGGTGTAGCAGGGGTTGTTTTAAGGGATATATTAGAAAAACTTAATATTAAAAATTATGAAATTTTATTTGAAGAACCGGATGGTACTTTTCCAAACCATCATCCAGATCCAACTATTGAAGAAAATTTAAAATGGGTAAAAGATGAAATTAAAAATGGAAAAGATTATGCATTTGCTTATGACGGGGATGCAGACAGGATTGCTTTTTTAGATAAAAAATATAACTATAAAGGAGATATTTTACTTTACTTTTTTGCAAAAAATATGAAAAATCCATGCGTTATAAGTGAAGTAAAAGCCTCTCAAATTGTATATGATGAGATTGATAAATTTGGTAAAACTATAATGTATAAAACTGGGCATAGTAATTTAAAAACTTTGCTTTATGAAAAAAACTGCGATATGGCAGCAGAAGTTAGCGGACATATTTTTTTTAACGATAGATATTTTGGTGTAGATGATGCTATTTATGTAACATTTAGAATTATGGAATTAATTGATAAGGGATTTGACTTTATAAGTGAATATGAAAAACTACCTCATGTTTACAATACAGATGAAATTAAAATAAAAACAACAGAGGATAAAAAATTTGAAATAATAGAAAAAATTAAAAAATATTTAAATGAAAATAAAGAAAAACTTAAAATTAAAAAAATTATTGATATTGACGGAGTAAGAGTTGTTTTTGATGATGGATGGGGACTTGTTAGGGCAAGTAATACGACACCAGTTCTTGTTACGAGATTTGAAGCTTCTTCACCTGATGTACTTGAGAGAATAGAAAAAACGATGAAAGAGATAATTAATAAGTTTTTATAA
- the glgB gene encoding 1,4-alpha-glucan branching protein GlgB: MKELDLYLFKEGTHRYLYKHLGNFIKENGVFFRVWAPHAKSVSVMGDFNNWDKFANPLVRNGEFWEGFIEGAKKGDKYKYFIIGAYNQQLEKIDPFAKYFEKPPKSASIIWEDNYKFNDEKWLKKRNQNFDKPFSIYEVHLGSWNKEYDNYVDLANALSKYVKEMGYTHIELMPITEYPFDGSWGYQAIGYFAPTARHGRPDEFKKFVDIMHQNDIGVILDWVPSHFAVDGHGLITYDGTALYEHPSPLKGYHPEWKSHIFDYEKGEVRSFLISSAIYWLKEFHIDAIRVDAVASMIYLDYARDEWIPNKYGGNENLDAIHFLKTLNKSCYEEVPGITMIAEESTAFPAVTKPDGLGFGYKWNMGWMNDTLKYFEYEPIYRQYHHHELTFSFVYMHSENYILPLSHDEVVHGKKSLIGKMPGSYEEKFANLRALFAYMYAHPGKKLLFMGGEIAQFKEWAYKESIEWFLLKYEKHKGIQNLIKELNKIYKNEEALWLDCNPYGFEWINELDYQRNVISFIRKNKNEQMIIVCNFSGAKYENYIIGAPNGEYKEILNSNSKKFGGWIEDKERIYKTFSKECCGREYSIELDLEPFNIIYLKKQ, translated from the coding sequence ATGAAAGAGCTTGATTTATATCTATTTAAAGAAGGAACACATAGATATCTTTATAAACATTTAGGAAATTTTATAAAGGAAAACGGAGTATTTTTTAGAGTTTGGGCTCCGCATGCCAAAAGTGTAAGTGTAATGGGAGATTTTAATAATTGGGATAAATTTGCTAATCCTTTGGTTAGAAACGGAGAATTTTGGGAAGGATTTATTGAAGGTGCAAAAAAAGGCGATAAATATAAATATTTTATAATAGGAGCTTATAATCAGCAATTAGAAAAAATAGACCCATTTGCTAAATATTTTGAAAAACCTCCAAAATCTGCAAGTATCATCTGGGAAGATAATTATAAATTTAATGATGAAAAATGGCTTAAAAAAAGAAATCAAAATTTTGATAAACCTTTTAGTATTTATGAAGTTCATCTAGGAAGCTGGAATAAAGAGTATGATAATTATGTAGATTTGGCAAATGCATTAAGCAAATATGTAAAAGAGATGGGCTATACTCATATTGAACTGATGCCAATAACTGAATATCCATTTGACGGGTCATGGGGTTATCAGGCTATCGGATATTTCGCACCTACCGCAAGACACGGCAGGCCTGATGAATTTAAAAAATTTGTGGATATTATGCATCAAAATGATATAGGTGTAATACTTGACTGGGTGCCAAGCCATTTTGCAGTTGATGGACATGGGCTTATTACATATGATGGAACTGCTTTATATGAACATCCATCGCCTCTTAAAGGTTATCATCCTGAATGGAAAAGCCATATTTTTGATTATGAAAAAGGGGAAGTTCGCTCTTTTTTAATAAGCTCAGCCATTTATTGGCTAAAAGAATTTCATATAGATGCTATTAGGGTTGATGCGGTTGCTTCAATGATATATCTTGATTATGCAAGGGATGAATGGATACCAAACAAATACGGCGGAAATGAAAATCTTGATGCAATACATTTTTTAAAAACCCTTAATAAATCATGTTATGAAGAAGTGCCAGGAATTACAATGATAGCAGAAGAATCAACAGCATTTCCTGCCGTTACAAAACCAGATGGGCTTGGTTTTGGATATAAATGGAATATGGGCTGGATGAATGATACTCTTAAATATTTTGAATATGAACCAATTTATAGGCAATATCATCATCACGAGCTTACTTTTTCTTTTGTTTATATGCATAGCGAAAATTACATATTGCCTCTTTCTCATGATGAAGTAGTGCACGGAAAAAAATCGCTTATCGGTAAAATGCCAGGAAGTTATGAAGAAAAATTTGCAAATTTAAGAGCACTTTTTGCATATATGTATGCACATCCCGGTAAAAAACTTCTTTTTATGGGCGGAGAAATTGCTCAATTTAAAGAGTGGGCTTATAAAGAAAGCATAGAGTGGTTTTTACTTAAATATGAAAAACATAAAGGCATTCAAAATTTAATAAAAGAGCTTAATAAAATTTACAAAAATGAAGAGGCTTTATGGCTTGATTGTAACCCATATGGGTTTGAGTGGATAAACGAACTTGATTATCAAAGAAATGTAATTTCATTTATCAGAAAAAATAAAAATGAACAGATGATAATAGTATGTAATTTCTCAGGCGCAAAATATGAAAATTATATAATAGGTGCTCCTAATGGGGAATATAAAGAAATTTTAAATTCAAATAGCAAAAAATTTGGCGGATGGATAGAAGATAAAGAAAGAATTTATAAAACTTTTAGTAAAGAGTGTTGTGGCAGAGAATATTCAATTGAGCTGGATTTAGAGCCATTTAATATAATCTATTTAAAGAAACAATGA
- a CDS encoding glycogen synthase: MNIMFASSEVTPFAKTGGLADVSAALPKALSKLGHNVKIVMPRYYSINPANLEKLPFNIGVPVGGLGTLWAGVYKSYLPNTNVEVYFIDYEKFFGRSRIYADESGYSYLDNDKRFIFFSIAVFELALAIKFDVDIFHFNDWQTASGTALLKYRYNWLFPKSKSVLTIHNLEHQGIFGKEAFNYLMIDWEHFNLYEFEAMGLTNLLKGGIAAADKITTVSPTYAKEIQTPEFGFGLHDHIKAHSHKLVGILNGVDYDEWNPKTDKLIPFNYDVENIEVKKKNKLALQERMGLEKSEKKCLIGLVSRFAKQKGIELIAQAMEGLLGLSADFVFLGSGEKWAEGFFSDVSAKYPNFRVWVGYNNELAHLIEAGSDLFLMPSLFEPCGLNQMYSLRYGTPPIVRAVGGLNDTVENYNPFTKEGDGFKFWEPSKDALYNTVKWAVDTYYSDDYKIIQKRGMKKRFSWERSAKEYEKIYKEVL; this comes from the coding sequence ATGAATATAATGTTTGCAAGCTCTGAAGTGACACCATTTGCCAAAACAGGTGGTTTAGCAGATGTAAGTGCTGCTTTACCTAAGGCTTTAAGTAAGTTAGGGCATAATGTAAAAATAGTAATGCCAAGATATTATAGTATAAACCCAGCAAATTTAGAAAAACTTCCATTTAATATAGGAGTGCCGGTTGGAGGTCTTGGAACACTTTGGGCTGGGGTTTATAAAAGTTATTTGCCAAATACAAATGTGGAAGTTTATTTTATAGATTATGAGAAGTTTTTTGGAAGAAGCAGAATTTATGCAGATGAAAGTGGATATTCATATCTTGATAATGATAAAAGATTTATATTTTTTAGTATAGCTGTATTTGAACTTGCACTTGCTATTAAATTTGATGTTGATATTTTTCATTTTAACGACTGGCAAACAGCAAGTGGAACAGCTTTACTTAAATATAGATACAACTGGCTTTTTCCAAAAAGTAAAAGCGTTTTAACAATTCATAATCTTGAACATCAGGGGATTTTTGGCAAAGAAGCGTTTAATTACCTGATGATAGACTGGGAACATTTTAATTTGTATGAATTTGAAGCAATGGGTCTAACAAATTTATTAAAAGGAGGAATTGCAGCGGCCGATAAAATAACAACAGTTTCACCTACATATGCAAAAGAAATACAAACTCCTGAATTTGGTTTTGGTTTGCATGACCATATAAAGGCGCATTCTCATAAACTTGTAGGTATTTTAAACGGGGTTGATTATGATGAATGGAATCCAAAAACTGATAAATTAATTCCATTTAATTATGATGTTGAAAATATTGAAGTCAAGAAAAAAAATAAACTAGCTCTTCAAGAGAGAATGGGTTTAGAAAAAAGCGAAAAAAAGTGCTTAATAGGCTTAGTAAGCCGCTTTGCAAAACAAAAAGGAATAGAACTTATTGCACAAGCTATGGAGGGGCTTTTAGGATTGAGTGCAGATTTTGTTTTCCTTGGAAGTGGTGAGAAATGGGCTGAGGGATTTTTTAGCGATGTAAGCGCAAAATATCCAAATTTCAGGGTTTGGGTTGGATACAATAATGAACTTGCACATTTAATTGAAGCTGGGAGCGATTTGTTTTTAATGCCAAGTTTGTTTGAGCCTTGCGGACTTAATCAGATGTATTCTCTGCGTTATGGAACGCCCCCTATTGTAAGGGCTGTAGGTGGACTTAATGACACGGTTGAAAATTATAATCCTTTTACAAAAGAAGGTGATGGATTTAAATTTTGGGAGCCTTCAAAAGATGCTTTATACAATACTGTAAAATGGGCGGTTGATACTTATTACAGCGATGATTATAAAATTATTCAAAAAAGAGGAATGAAAAAAAGATTTTCTTGGGAGAGAAGTGCAAAAGAGTATGAAAAAATTTATAAAGAGGTATTATGA